The Mauremys reevesii isolate NIE-2019 linkage group 3, ASM1616193v1, whole genome shotgun sequence genomic sequence ATTTTGTTTCAGTAAAAATGTACAATAAAATCTCACTAATCTGCACCAAAAATGCACATGCTTAATATCACACATCTGCTCAATTGTAAATTCACCTGGACGGTAAGTTTAAAGGTTGAGCCATTACATAAACCTGGGGATCTCCATTTAACCATATAACTCTTATGATAAAGGCTTAAATTGTGTGCAAGACCTTTCCCTGGAATGCTTCACTGAAATGAATATTACCATTTGGGAATTATAGGGCCATATTTTAATGGGCAAACCTTACTTGTACACATGTACAAATGCATGCAACAACTAAttcttctgaaaatgtaggtCTGGTTCCTTTATGAAACCCATCCTCTTCATAAACTACACTGGTCACTTTCTGACTGTCGTAAAATAATCCTTGTGACTCCATCTTAATGAAGACTGGATTTATTCATTTGTATCTTTTATTCAAATCTAGTAAAGTTAAATTGTgtagcaggattttttttaaaagcagaaaaattCAAATATGTAAAACTGGTCTATGCTACAGTCTTCTTCAGTCCTTTTCTCGTTGTCAGCTGAGCAATTTGGCCAGCTAGTTGCTAATGACTGTCATGAGCTCAAGTTTTCTCTTATTTCAGAATCTCCTTCTAGAGATGTTATTGTTAACTGGATTAAGCAAATTCCCCAGGTGCTAATTCTTAAACATGCCAAGATTTATAATTCAAGGACATCCATCAGGTAGACTAATTCTATCACAAGTAAACTGATTGTTGTGGTCAAGCATACCCAGTTTGCCCGTAAATTTGCTTGCCAAGTCACAGTACAGATGGTATAAGGCATTCCTGTGAGTGTGCCTGGGTGTGGGTGGTACTTTGTTTCTTAATCAAGTTAATGAATGTccattctattttttttatttccacgTGCTGTGATAGCTTCTAATTAAATATACAATGTTTTACTAAATCAGATTAACTCACTAAAACATTTCACAAAAGACATGAATGTAGGTTCACCAAATGGTAAACAAATAAGATGTTTGACCTGTATAGCTTTAACAAACATCTGTTTTGGAAACATAAAAACTTTTGGGATAAGACATGGGAAAGATAGAGAAGAAGCTGAATCACTAAAATCCACTAGAAACTAATTTAATAATCACTAATACCATAGTGcactttcaaaatatttttactgTGATCATCAACCAGCTTCCTCTTCAGCTTGCTATGTAGAAGAGATACTTATTTAGCTTTCTAATTAGGATAAATGTGTTTAAGCATTAATATTATAGTAAGCCTAAATTATATGTAATTGAGCAAGAATCCTTGAATATACAGTAATAAATCTTTTACTCAGTCTGATGATGGCCATATTATACAATTGAAAGATTTCACAGGAATTGTTAGCATGGAGAGAATATGTTGAAGTTTCAGATTTCTTTGGCAGCCATTCTTATTTAACAGACATATCCAAACTGTATCTTGGATAGCTGTATCTATTAGTATTAAGTGGTGGATTTAACATACATCATTAACATAATAAACTGATACATGCTGACAAATCACTTAAACTATAAAGTTTGTTTAATTATGCATTGAGGTAACAAAGCTATAGATTTACAAATGTATATAAAACCCTATTTTATTGGCAAGTATGggcaaaaaaattttttaaatcaccacAATAGGTCAGATGGCTttgtaagggagcagggagggaaatgGTAAGGTTGGCATACAGACAATattttttgcgggggaggggtCCCTACAGACTGACTTAATGGAATCAAAACTTATTTCTTTTTTGTGAGAAAATGTTAATAGAATATTAAGCGTCTGCAGAGAACAGCAATATTTGCAAATCCCTTCATTACAGTTGTCAAACACCAGTCCCACAGTGTGGATCTGGCCTGCTAAAtgtatttttggtggcctagattgcaTAGTCAGATTTCTGCACTGTTTTGGCTTTCATTTTAGAAAGCTTTTATCTAGCCCTTGAAGAGAGAGCCTAACATGTATACTGATGCAGGAATGGCTTTTAGTGATATGAACCTTCCCACTCCTATTAATCTCATTGGGTTTAACTCCAAATTCCAGTTGTGACACTTTGTCAGCCttaactatttcattgctgatAATTTTAGTGACTGGAAAGGGGTGGTTGGGAATTGAGGGTTTTTCCTACCTCTCAGCAGAAAGGAAATgcagagaaagaagaaaggaagagaaatacaaaaacagggaagAGGACTAAAGGTGGATGGgagacacaaaacaaaaatagtcgTGGTCCTAAAGTTGAGCAAATTTTTCCATTGAGCAATGTTGAATATAGCAAGATACTAACGAATAATAAGTAAGTTTGTTACTATACAGAGACCGTATTCCACTCATGATCTTTTTGTAAACTtaccattgatatcagtgggagttCCATGAGTGGAGGGGGATGTGTAGTTGTAAATATATATCATGGCCCATAGAACATAATTTAAAATGGCATTTGGCCTCCTCCACAGAATGAATTTGACACACCTTCCTTTAACAAACAACCTGCAGGGAATTTTTGTtcttggcctttttttttttttcccccccatcatTGGGTATAAACCTGACCGAAGATATTAGTTAAAACATTTTTCCTTATTAACtgcttggtttttttaaaaaattagaagaTTAATTCCTATGGGAATTTCCTAGTAGAACACTCAGCCAAGAAGGGACACTGCCTGCCTCTTAATTGTGTAATCAGCAATCTTGATTTTCCCCAACACTGAAAGCTACATGAGACAACATATAGAAAGCAAAAGTGCTGCAGAATGTTGAGGAATGGAACACAGGTTGGCTGGTGAGGAGGTACTTTATAATTAAGTAAAGCCTGATTCAGACTACACATAAGTCACTTGACAAATTATTCCTAACTTTTTCCCAACAACAAATATCAGTATCatctaaataaaatgtttcaaattaTAATAAGATAGTTATAGTAAGACAGTTTTCTCTTTGTCTTCAAGGTGGCCTGAGACATGCAGCTGCCAGTATAACAGGTCTTGAAGCATACAAGCATATGAAGTTTGAAGGAGGCGTGCATCGTGTTCAGCGAGTGCCAAAGACAGAAAAGCAAGGCCGTATTCACACCAGTACAATGACTATTGCACTATTACCTCAACCCATGGAGGTAAGATGTATTTAAATATAACTAATTGTCCCATGAACAACCCCCATTACCTGCCATCTTGAAGACATGTAAAATCTTTCCATTTTCAATCTTTTGACCGCTCCCTGATTTTTATGGGGTAATTCCAAAACCCCAAGTCATGTTGTGTCTAATTATCATACTTATGTCCAGAGAGGCTAGAGAGCAGGGGCACacacaagtgtgtgtgtttgtggattTCTTCACATTCCTGCCTCACAAAATTTTTCCACCAAAAACTGTTgtgacttcaataggattttCTCTTACATAGCTTGTGGAGAATTACTTTGTAAGAAGTAAGATCTCTTTAGCTTCTATATTTTATATACACTAAGTGTTTGCTAAGCATGAAAAATGTTCCATTCTAAAACAATATTTTTGAACCAAAGTCTATTACAATTCCAGAAGAATGCTTTAATACATGAGAAGTGGGAATACAAAtttgtcaggggaggggagggggaaatgtctCAGGAATCCCTCATCCAAATATCGGCTCTTCCTAGTGGACTTCACCAGAGGTATGTCAAAGGGGGACTTGTATCCCTGACACAATGACAAAAAACTGGAACAAAAAAATGTGGAACTTAGAGATTTCATTTACCTATGCATTCTCTATAAATTCCGTATTTTCCTTCTCCTAAATGATTTGCTGAGAATTTTGTCCTCAACAGGGGTTTGCTGAGCTAACAACCCTGAACTAGCTAAGAATTAAAACTTTGTATTGATCTTTGCCTCACAGGAGCTTGCACTGCAGTCTGATCACCAGGACTGTATTGTGCGTTCtgtaactgttttgtttttgcatcGCACTCCTCATCAACTTGTAATGGTTTTGATCTTCTACTGAAATATACTGTTTAAAAAATATCCGAgtgtttatattaaaaataactaTCATTTGTctagaaaggaaaaacaaagatgtgtgtggtttttttttcttttttatcttcTCTATCACAGATCAATCTGATAATTAATCCTAAAGATTTACAAATTGAAACTAAGCGAGCCAGTGGAGCTGGGGGCCAGCATGTAAATACAACTGACAGTGCTGTACGGATAGTTCATATTCCAACAGGTACCTAAAAGTTACTCCTAATAAAGGATCTACAATGTGAAACTATTGTCATAACTAAAATGCAGCTATCTCATCAGGTTGAAAGGTCAAAAAGCTAAATAATTCTACCCATGTTCTCCTCCTACTTCTTCAATCTCTTTGTAAGAACAATTTTCGGTACtaggagacaaaaaaaaatcatgtaattTAATATTGGAAAATAAGGGTTTTGGAAAGGGTTAATGAAATAACCATTCatttctgcaaactttataaaacTACATCCAAATTTAGATCTCTGTGGACATTTCTCCACAGCACAAAACTACTATCCATCTTGGCACACCTGGTGGCTTCTGCTTCATGTGTCCAGTATTAATTATTAGAGTGTTGGAACTGAAGACTGAGGTGCATTGGGATACATGTCTGTTTTCGGGGGGAGTAGCCTACAATCCTCTTGATTACAGTTTATCACTTTCCATGTTTATTAAATTTCACATATAAAAAGAAGTAGTGCTTAAAAGCAGGTCAGACTATTAGGACAATGATTTGCTTGAGAGTGGAAGTACTTGAATGTGGAAGTACAGTACTCTATACTTGGAGTTTTACCTCTTTTTAGTTAGCAATGATAATTTTATCACACAAATCAATTTCTGTTGCTTTTGATACAACTCTAGCTTATTCTGAAACCTTGAAGACACTAGAGTTCCATTCACAAATGTTTTCATAGCTCATTAATATAAAGTATCTTGTCGACCACTTCTTCCCCCATTCACAGTTTTGAAGACCACTTCCTTTTACAATCCAATTCATTAAACCATCTCTCTTTTTATTCACAATAACATCCTTGAGACAACTGCAGCAGTTGCTTATATGGAAGATTTatatttttaggtttttttaatgcaatttagcagCTGAAAAAAGGATGAGAGGCAGTAAAAGACAGATCTTCAGGAGCCAGCTTGAGACCCACTGAACAGTTGTGTTTGGTGGTTCGCCCCTTCCCCTGTCAGCATCTGGAGAACAGGGTATTTCCTTTTCTACTTAGCATTACGATGTTAGCTCTTTGAAGCAGGCAGTATCTTTCTCCATTTAACACCGTACTTACTGCTGTGGGGCCCCGCTCCTAATTGAAGTATATTGGTGCTACCTTAATGCAGGTAACTGCAACTCCTCCACCTGCCTCCTTGATCCCATTCTCAGCTATTGACTTTCATCTGTCTTCTGGCTCCTTCTTCATAGCATACAGGTATGTTCTCATATCTTCATCCTCAAAAAAATAAACCTTAAATGCCACCCATTTCCAAATGCCATGCAGTCTTCTTTCTACTCACctctgagctctttcagtgtgcCATCTACAACAGCTGCCTTGACTTCCCCTCATCCAGCTTCCTTTTGGACCCTTCTTATTTAGCTTACACTCTTCACCTCCACCAAAACTGCTCTCACCAACATACTATCAGAGCCAAATTCCAGAATCTCTGTTATCTTCTCCTCTTTGATCTTTTTGCAGCCTCAGTATTGCTGATCACTCCTGTGTTCAACACTTTGTTTTCCCTTGGTTCTTATAGCCGTGACAGGTCCAGATTCTCCTCAGACCTCTCAGATATCTCTTTCAAAGGTTCTATTCTTCTCTCATTATGTTGGCATCCCCTTTTATTTGAGCTCCTTCTATTCTCCCGTTGCCAGCAGTCTTGCAACATCAGTCATCTCTTACTGCTCCTCCTCCCAACATATCCAGAATATTACCACTTATTTTACAGAAGATGACAACTATTACTCTGTTCTGGTTACTAAATACTTGTCCCGTCTAGCAATGGGCATTTAGACCTTCTTGAGCCTCCCTTCATCCTCCACTGAACATTGGAACACCCACATAGGAAGCCAAGTTCCTGCAAAGCATTAAATATCTCAGTTCCCTTGGGAaccagaacagcagcagcacatctTTACAATCACTATTTTCTTAACGTTAGACTGACACTTCAAGATGTTGGACTTCAGCAACCAATTACATTAGTTGCTATATAAGCTAATGAACTGTTACCTGATCTGCATGCTATGCCATCTCTTGACCTTTTCCTACGCCATTTCATTTCTTCTTTCCTCTTGTGCGTTTCTCCATCACACCCCCTCCTTTTATGTTCCTGTTCTCCTACTTCCATTATTCCTATCATATCAGCTCCATTCACACTCCCTTATggctacagaaaaaaaaaaagtatagttTTTAAACTATACATTATAAACAATCAGTATTAAAAACGCAATCTTATCAGAGCCAGcaagatatatatagatatataaacaaATCCAAGAAATTATATGCAATTATTTTGTAACCCCTGTATTCCCAGCATGTTGTTTCTCTTCCCGGTATTCATTACTCACACCTCTTGCTCCTTGTCCAGCTTAGACTGCAAACTTTTGGGGTGGGGACCATGTCTTTTTATGGTGGAAGAGTTTAGCGTACATTTGTGTGGTGCTATAATAATAATTGTCCACACCCTGAGTCTCCCACATTGATTACTGCAGCCTCTTCTTCCCTGGCCTCCCTAATTTCAAAATTTCTTTAATCAATATCATGCAAAACATAGTTGCTAAGATTATCTTCCACACCAGTGAATCAGATTACATCACTCATCTCTTCTTCAACAGACTCCCTATAGCATATCATATTCAATTATAAATTTAAACATCTTGTGTGTGTGGTAAAGGACCTGCGCAATTCAACCCTTACCTGAATCTCAGACTAAACTTTTACTATGGATACAATTTTGTTAcagtaaaattaaacaaaattgaCAGAACTGTCATagcacaaaaaggaaaaaatcagGGTATGGTTACAATGGGACTGAAGTCTAAACTGGAGCGGGACTGAATCTGAAGCCGAAGAAGTCGTGGAACTCTATTAaaatcacagaatccgtgacctccatgattAAATCGAATGCTTAACTATTACAgattttggattttatttttttgcctccCTTAACGTGGTAAAGAAGGTAGTAGcttgtttttacttttaaaataaaaataatctccaTTAAAGATGCAATCACAACAATATTTTTGTACTTATTCTTATTAAATGTTAAATCTGATTTATATTTTTGCTGTAATCAGGTGTAGTGTCGGAATGTCAACAAGAGAGATCTCAAATCAGAAATAAAGAGAAGGCTATGCAAATGCTTCGTGCTAAACTATACAGCATCAAACTAGAAGAAGAGACAACAAAGAGATACAATGCCAGAAAGATTCAGGTAGGATTTACTTTGCAAATGAATAGCTCTGTGCATATGGggttgctgattttaaaatgtaatttgctATTAGATTAAAAAGAAAGTTAATTGCTATATATTATAGTTAAATGCAGTGCACAAATGCCTTATTCCAGGGGTTCTCCAATTTCAtcgcaccatgacccccttctgacaacaaaaattattacatgacACCAGGAAGGGAGACTGAAGCTTCAGCCCAGCTACCCCGGGTGacagggccaaagcctgagccgcACTGTCTCGGGTTGGGGgggcgtgggggaggggaagggcaaagctgaagctcaagggcttcagccccagacaggggcctgtaacctgagcccccccacccagggctgaagcccttaggCTTTGACTTCagtcccaggtggtggggctcaggctttaggCCGAACAAGTCTGAGCctgccctggcaaccccattaaaatggggtcctgactcacaatttgagaactgctgtctTATTCTACTAAATTGCAGTGCACAAGGATTGGGTAGGGCTTGGTGGCACAGGTATTTTTCACCCTGGCTAGTAATCTTACAGATTGAGCTAGCTGTCGTACACAGGGATTGAAAAAAACTTATCTACCATGCATGTAATGTCAATAGCAGCATGATCACGCATTCTGCACTTTTGACTACTCATCTAGTTCCATCAGGACATAGTActacccagggccgcccgggggggggcgcaagtggggcaatttgccccaggccccgggctccacaggggcccccacgagaacgGCCGAGgatccctccccggccccagcctgatccaaccctgcctccgcccctcacccggagcctcagtgcagccaggagcatccctggatagcgctgcagcgtggctccggcagggcccctgagctccaccccgctcagagccgcgtggtaagggggcggggctgcaagctccagcggggcctgagttccctctgctcggcctggagctcgcagccttgcccccttaccacacggctctgagcggggcggaggtcaggggccctgccggagccacgctgccgctgtcctggatgggctgaggctctggttgagggaggagccgggggtaaggggccgggggggttggctaaggggcaggaagtcccggggacagtcagggcacagggagggggcagaggttgggggggcggtcagggaacagggggcttggattgtgggcgttccaggggtctgtcaggactcagcagggggtggataggggttggggcagtcaggggacagggagcaggggtggggtcccagggtggtggttgggggtggggtctctgggggacggtgaggggacaagaagcaggatgggtcggggattctgaggggggcaggaagtgggtgggggtcggataggggtcagggccaggctgtttg encodes the following:
- the MTRF1L gene encoding peptide chain release factor 1-like, mitochondrial isoform X3, which gives rise to MEVTAGVGGQEAMLFTAEIFDMYQQYAAYKNWRFEILEYFPSEIGGLRHAAASITGLEAYKHMKFEGGVHRVQRVPKTEKQGRIHTSTMTIALLPQPMEINLIINPKDLQIETKRASGAGGQHVNTTDSAVRIVHIPTGVVSECQQERSQIRNKEKAMQMLRAKLYSIKLEEETTKRYNARKIQIGTKGRSEKIRTYNFPQDRVTDHRINRTVHHIESFMLGEELLDEMITSLREYADYETLMEIISENVKTNLT